In one Vulgatibacter incomptus genomic region, the following are encoded:
- the panC gene encoding pantoate--beta-alanine ligase — protein sequence MQKPIVVHTREELLKELRALEERGVSLALVPTMGYLHEGHLSLVREGAARADRVAVSIFVNPTQFGPGEDLDRYPRDLSGDVEKLDAAGAWLVYAPKSPREVYPEGFQTWVDVEGLSLGLCGGKRPGHFRGVATVVCKLLTLFRPKVALFGQKDYQQLAVIRRMARDLDLDARTEVVGMPIVREPDGLAMSSRNAYLSADERRRALSLHRGLYAARALHEAGERDPARLIGAARDAMAGDVDRIDYVELVDADSLETVERVEDPVCLLVAAFVGRTRLIDNLVVGR from the coding sequence ATGCAGAAGCCGATCGTCGTCCATACCCGCGAAGAGCTCCTGAAGGAGCTGCGAGCCCTGGAGGAGCGCGGAGTGAGCCTCGCGCTCGTCCCGACCATGGGCTACCTGCACGAGGGCCATCTCTCCCTGGTCCGCGAGGGCGCCGCCCGAGCGGATCGGGTGGCCGTCTCGATCTTCGTGAACCCGACCCAGTTCGGTCCCGGTGAGGACCTCGATCGCTACCCGCGGGACCTGTCCGGCGACGTCGAGAAGCTCGACGCCGCCGGCGCGTGGCTCGTCTATGCGCCGAAGAGCCCGAGGGAGGTCTATCCCGAGGGCTTCCAGACCTGGGTGGACGTGGAGGGGCTCTCGCTGGGCCTGTGCGGCGGCAAGAGGCCGGGACACTTCCGCGGCGTGGCGACGGTGGTGTGCAAGCTCCTGACACTCTTCCGCCCGAAGGTCGCGCTTTTCGGACAGAAGGACTATCAGCAGCTCGCGGTGATCCGGCGCATGGCGCGGGACCTGGATCTCGACGCACGGACCGAGGTCGTGGGGATGCCGATCGTCCGGGAGCCGGACGGCCTCGCGATGTCGTCGCGGAACGCCTACCTCTCGGCGGACGAGAGGCGGCGCGCGCTCTCGCTGCATCGCGGGCTCTACGCTGCACGCGCGCTCCACGAAGCCGGCGAGCGCGACCCCGCGCGACTCATTGGTGCGGCGCGGGACGCGATGGCCGGCGACGTCGATCGGATCGACTACGTCGAGCTCGTGGACGCGGACTCCCTCGAGACGGTGGAGCGCGTCGAAGATCCCGTCTGCCTCCTCGTCGCGGCCTTCGTCGGCCGCACGAGGCTTATCGACAACCTCGTGGTGGGGCGGTAG
- the smpB gene encoding SsrA-binding protein SmpB, translating to MSTKAKSGEKLVAENRKARHDFELGEKWECGLVLVGSEVKALREGNANLSDSYAMAKDDELYVHNLRIGEYKAAAMLGHVPLRDRKLLLHRAEIDKILRKVKERGFTLVPTKLYFKDGRAKLEIALASGKTGVDRRDTIKERDTKREIDRAMRGGKGRAR from the coding sequence ATGTCGACGAAGGCCAAGAGCGGCGAGAAGCTCGTCGCCGAGAACCGCAAGGCGCGGCACGACTTCGAGCTCGGCGAGAAGTGGGAGTGCGGTCTCGTCCTCGTGGGCAGCGAGGTGAAGGCGCTACGGGAGGGCAACGCGAACCTCTCGGACTCCTACGCCATGGCGAAGGACGACGAGCTCTACGTCCACAACCTGCGGATCGGCGAGTACAAGGCCGCCGCGATGCTGGGCCACGTGCCGCTGCGGGATCGCAAGCTGCTGCTCCACCGGGCGGAGATCGACAAGATCCTGCGCAAGGTGAAGGAGCGCGGTTTCACGCTCGTCCCCACGAAGCTCTATTTCAAGGACGGGCGCGCGAAGCTCGAGATCGCCCTCGCGAGCGGCAAGACGGGCGTCGATCGCCGCGACACGATCAAGGAGCGCGACACCAAGCGCGAGATCGATCGCGCGATGCGCGGGGGCAAGGGCCGCGCGCGCTGA
- the rsmA gene encoding 16S rRNA (adenine(1518)-N(6)/adenine(1519)-N(6))-dimethyltransferase RsmA, giving the protein MADSPSVILRRHGLRPKKAWGQNFLGDDHHLGAIAEACRIGADDTVVELGAGLGHLTRHLAATGARVVAVERDRDLVPILRADLEPLRNVEVREENAATIDLAALAAETGRKLVVVGNLPYHLSTEILFHVESQRDSVSRMVFLLQREVTERIAARPGGKEYGVLSVLLQLHADVDVPHRVPAGVFTPPPEVESAVVRLELREAPRADPGDEELFRRVVKGAFAQRRKTLVNSLRGGRIASPEILAAALERSGIDGGRRAETLAVEELAALARAIAQAG; this is encoded by the coding sequence ATGGCTGATTCCCCTTCCGTCATCCTTCGCCGCCACGGCCTGCGTCCCAAGAAGGCCTGGGGGCAGAACTTCCTCGGCGACGACCACCACCTCGGCGCGATCGCCGAAGCGTGCCGGATCGGCGCCGACGACACGGTCGTCGAGCTCGGCGCGGGCCTCGGCCATCTCACCCGGCACCTGGCCGCCACCGGCGCGAGGGTCGTCGCGGTCGAGCGGGATCGCGACCTGGTCCCCATCCTTCGCGCCGACCTCGAGCCGCTCCGGAACGTCGAGGTCCGCGAGGAGAACGCCGCCACCATCGATCTCGCCGCTCTCGCTGCGGAGACGGGCCGAAAGCTCGTCGTGGTGGGAAACCTCCCGTACCACCTCTCCACCGAGATCCTCTTCCACGTGGAGTCCCAGCGCGACTCCGTCAGCCGCATGGTCTTCCTCCTCCAGCGGGAGGTGACCGAGCGCATCGCCGCGCGTCCGGGCGGCAAGGAATACGGGGTCCTCTCCGTGCTCCTCCAGCTCCACGCGGACGTCGACGTCCCCCACCGCGTTCCCGCCGGCGTGTTCACGCCGCCCCCCGAGGTGGAGAGCGCCGTCGTGCGCCTCGAGCTGCGGGAGGCTCCCAGGGCCGATCCCGGCGACGAGGAGCTCTTCCGCCGCGTGGTGAAGGGCGCGTTCGCCCAGCGTCGAAAGACCCTCGTCAACTCCCTCCGGGGAGGGCGCATCGCCTCGCCCGAGATCCTGGCCGCCGCCCTCGAGCGCAGCGGGATCGACGGCGGACGCCGCGCCGAGACCCTCGCGGTCGAGGAGCTCGCCGCGCTCGCGCGCGCGATCGCTCAGGCGGGATGA